A portion of the Carettochelys insculpta isolate YL-2023 chromosome 26, ASM3395843v1, whole genome shotgun sequence genome contains these proteins:
- the RHEX gene encoding regulator of hemoglobinization and erythroid cell expansion protein — protein MTCSDVYWWINILVSAVSSALYILLLVGLYIKLSRKIDRHCCSNQASSKPSTKREQPNISQAGKEDLRRSSIQGDSDTSSDSSECFDQSPPTRQGPQSEEGINYTSLVFQATGQNTSNTGDYENMKMGADYVNVDPQNRKLDFWTCSSPVSSKPVDYTEVKL, from the exons ATGACCTGCTCAGATGTTTATTGGTGGATAAACATTCTCGTCTCAGCTGTGAGCTCTGCCTTGTATATTCTTCTCCTGGTCGGGCTTTACATCAAGCTCAGCAGGAAAATAG ACCGTCATTGCTGTAGCAATCAGGCGAGCAGCAAACCGTCCACAAAACGAGAACAACCCAACATTTCCCAGGCAGGAAAGGAGGATTTGCGACGGTCAAGCATCCAAG gtgATAGCGACACTTCCTCGGACAGCTCCGAGTGCTTTGACCAGAGTCCTCCCACAAGGCAG GGTCCTCAGTCAGAAGAAGGGATCAATTACACATCCCTCGTCTTCCAAGCGACAGGTCAGAACACAAGCAACACAGGGGACTATGAGAACATGAAGATGGGAGCAGACTATGTCAATGTGGATCCCCAAAATAGGAAGCTGGACTTCTGGACCTGCTCAAGCCCTGTATCTTCCAAACCAGTAGACTATACTGAAGTGAAATTGTAA